The following coding sequences are from one Arthrobacter sp. PvP023 window:
- a CDS encoding glycoside hydrolase family 1 protein, protein MTDSFPFPHDFLWGVATAAHQVEGNNVNSDCWFLERLPGTIFAEPSGDAVDHYHRFREDIALIAGLGFTSYRFSLEWARIEPEEGSFSVAELNHYRRVLETCHEHGLTPVVTFHHFTSPRWLLAAGGWEDPQTPGRFARYCDRAMRHLGDLIGVACTLNEPNLPWLLKELGLGGEAPEHRADVPLWAAAADRLGIDASRVAPFQFTVSEPGFNIKLAAHREGTAAIKAIRPELPVGWTLANTDIQAAEGGQDRADRIRREVNERFLLASRGDDFVGIQTYGRTVFGPDGVAPAPEGSATNQMGEEIYPEALEATIREAARVAGIPVIVTENGLSTDDDSQRVAYLRTAVDGVAACLADGIDVRGYIAWTAFDNFEWIFGYGPKFGLIAVDRATQERTPKESARFLGSLARTKAAEPRNQVAESV, encoded by the coding sequence ATGACCGACTCTTTCCCTTTCCCGCACGACTTCCTGTGGGGCGTCGCCACGGCAGCCCACCAGGTCGAAGGAAACAACGTCAACAGTGACTGCTGGTTCCTGGAGAGGCTCCCCGGAACGATTTTTGCCGAACCGTCCGGCGACGCCGTAGACCACTATCACCGGTTCCGCGAGGACATTGCCCTCATCGCAGGCCTGGGATTTACCAGCTACCGCTTCTCGCTGGAGTGGGCGCGCATCGAACCCGAAGAAGGCTCTTTCTCGGTGGCGGAACTCAACCATTACCGCCGCGTGCTGGAGACCTGCCATGAGCACGGACTCACCCCGGTTGTCACTTTCCATCACTTCACCTCACCCCGCTGGCTACTGGCAGCCGGCGGCTGGGAGGACCCGCAGACCCCCGGGCGGTTCGCCCGCTACTGTGACCGGGCCATGCGGCACCTCGGCGACCTCATCGGGGTTGCCTGCACACTCAACGAACCCAACCTTCCGTGGCTGCTCAAGGAGCTCGGCCTGGGCGGCGAAGCGCCCGAGCACAGGGCTGATGTGCCGCTGTGGGCGGCAGCAGCAGACCGGCTGGGCATCGATGCAAGCCGTGTGGCTCCCTTCCAATTCACGGTGTCCGAGCCCGGCTTCAACATCAAGCTCGCGGCACACCGCGAGGGCACGGCCGCCATCAAGGCCATCCGGCCGGAGCTCCCGGTCGGGTGGACCCTGGCCAATACAGACATCCAGGCAGCCGAAGGCGGCCAGGACCGTGCGGACAGGATCCGCAGAGAGGTCAACGAACGTTTCCTCCTGGCCTCCCGCGGAGACGACTTCGTGGGAATCCAGACGTACGGCCGGACGGTCTTCGGGCCGGACGGAGTGGCGCCGGCCCCTGAGGGGTCAGCGACGAACCAGATGGGTGAGGAAATCTACCCCGAGGCCCTCGAAGCGACGATCCGGGAGGCGGCCCGCGTCGCCGGCATCCCGGTGATCGTCACGGAGAACGGACTGTCGACGGACGACGACTCGCAGCGCGTGGCCTACCTCCGCACTGCGGTGGACGGTGTGGCCGCCTGCCTGGCCGACGGCATCGACGTCCGCGGCTACATCGCCTGGACCGCCTTCGACAACTTCGAGTGGATCTTTGGTTACGGTCCGAAGTTCGGCCTGATCGCAGTGGACCGGGCCACGCAGGAACGGACGCCAAAGGAGAGCGCCAGGTTCCTTGGCAGCCTTGCCCGGACCAAGGCGGCAGAGCCCCGGAACCAAGTGGCTGAGTCCGTCTGA
- a CDS encoding ABC transporter permease, which yields MEVTMALFITKRLLMALTTVLVVAVLAFLLVHAMPGSPGAVSLGAGASQEAIDEVNARLGWNDPLLTQFFRWLGDAVQGDLGISLIDGRSVSAALLSRLPVTASLAAGATVLSAVLGIALGVTAAVRGGTVDRIVGGLCGLAVALPAFWIGIIFVYLLAVQSSVFPATGYVPFEVSPQDWAMSLALPVITLAVGGAAFIARQTRASMLDALQQEHIRTLRATATPTWKILYIHALRYASLPIVAGIALQFMGLFGGSVVAEQLFAMPGLGQAAQSSVSTHDAPAVQGVVVIATVVVVAVNLALELATKFLDPKLRAA from the coding sequence ATGGAGGTCACCATGGCACTATTCATCACCAAACGCCTGCTCATGGCGTTGACCACCGTGCTGGTGGTAGCGGTGCTGGCATTCCTGCTGGTACATGCAATGCCCGGCAGCCCCGGCGCAGTATCCCTCGGAGCCGGTGCCTCCCAGGAAGCCATCGACGAGGTCAACGCGCGCCTCGGCTGGAACGACCCGCTCCTGACACAGTTCTTCCGCTGGCTGGGCGACGCGGTCCAGGGCGACCTGGGAATCTCCCTCATCGACGGCCGTTCCGTCAGCGCCGCCCTGCTCAGCAGGCTGCCTGTCACCGCGTCGCTGGCAGCCGGCGCCACTGTGCTCAGCGCCGTCCTCGGCATCGCCCTCGGCGTCACCGCAGCAGTACGCGGAGGCACGGTGGACCGCATCGTCGGCGGACTCTGCGGGCTGGCCGTGGCACTACCGGCCTTCTGGATCGGCATCATCTTCGTCTATCTACTCGCGGTCCAGTCCTCGGTCTTTCCGGCCACCGGCTACGTGCCGTTCGAAGTGTCCCCGCAGGACTGGGCCATGTCCCTGGCCTTGCCGGTCATCACCTTGGCCGTCGGCGGTGCGGCTTTCATCGCCCGGCAGACCAGGGCCTCCATGCTGGACGCCCTGCAGCAGGAACACATCCGGACCCTGCGGGCCACAGCCACACCGACCTGGAAAATCCTTTATATCCACGCCCTGCGCTACGCCAGCCTGCCGATTGTGGCCGGCATCGCACTGCAGTTCATGGGCCTCTTCGGCGGATCAGTTGTCGCCGAACAGCTCTTTGCCATGCCAGGCCTGGGCCAGGCAGCCCAGAGTTCCGTCAGTACCCACGATGCCCCAGCTGTCCAGGGCGTGGTGGTGATTGCCACCGTCGTGGTAGTTGCGGTGAACCTGGCGCTCGAACTCGCCACCAAGTTCCTCGACCCGAAGTTGCGTGCCGCATGA
- a CDS encoding ABC transporter substrate-binding protein, with protein MKLLNSTARGSSAVLAGALLLGSLTACGGSSQATAKADTSTLTLAIDSDSASFGFDPLRVSAAQRQFFEGLYDSLMTLQPDGSAGPGLAKEFSYNADKTVLTLTLKDGVMFTDGSKLDADLVKANLDRRSDPALSAYSAVAKGGAQEITSVDVVSPTQVALTFAKPQPGFEKNLASTTGMIVGKAGVADTASLAATPDGSGPYTLDPSTVKGNKYVLVKNDKSLDASNYPFSKVVFSVVQDPQARANALVSGQADVAMLTSSTVDFAKSKGLGVSQIGGTVNTMISFDKTGKTAPAFASEKVRQAIQHAINRKALVDALHKGDIPAWNALPKDSAGFTDELETTFAYDPEKAKALLAEAGYANGFEFTIIASAQTQTDLQAVQKDLAAVGITMNVKMAASTDEAFAAVATTPLGYAPLNWDNPVGVMYGVVLNGFTNVQKATDDQLSAATGEAAAAKDDAASKTALTKLNTRLVESGWMIPLYEALTNQGYNTKKIKQVEFAGTNAYPLLSSYAPAS; from the coding sequence ATGAAACTTCTGAACTCCACCGCACGTGGGAGCTCCGCCGTTCTGGCCGGAGCGCTTCTCCTGGGATCGTTGACCGCCTGCGGCGGCTCCAGCCAGGCGACTGCCAAGGCGGACACCAGCACCCTGACTCTCGCCATCGATAGCGACTCTGCTTCGTTCGGCTTTGACCCGCTCCGTGTTTCAGCGGCCCAGCGGCAGTTCTTCGAGGGCCTGTACGACAGCCTGATGACCCTCCAGCCGGACGGTTCGGCAGGCCCGGGCCTGGCGAAGGAGTTCAGCTACAACGCAGACAAGACGGTCCTGACGCTGACGCTGAAGGACGGGGTGATGTTCACCGACGGTTCAAAGCTCGACGCTGATCTGGTCAAGGCCAACCTGGACCGCCGCTCCGATCCCGCACTCAGCGCCTACTCCGCCGTAGCCAAGGGCGGCGCCCAGGAAATCACCTCCGTTGACGTGGTCAGCCCCACCCAGGTGGCCCTGACCTTCGCCAAGCCGCAGCCCGGATTCGAAAAGAACCTGGCCTCCACCACGGGCATGATCGTGGGCAAGGCCGGCGTGGCGGATACGGCAAGCCTGGCCGCGACCCCGGACGGCTCCGGCCCCTACACTCTTGACCCCTCCACGGTGAAGGGCAACAAATACGTGCTGGTCAAGAACGACAAGAGCCTGGACGCTTCGAACTACCCCTTCAGCAAGGTCGTCTTCAGCGTTGTCCAGGATCCCCAGGCGCGTGCCAACGCCCTGGTCTCCGGGCAGGCGGACGTGGCTATGCTCACCTCCTCCACGGTGGACTTCGCGAAGTCCAAGGGTCTTGGCGTGTCCCAGATCGGCGGCACGGTCAACACCATGATTTCCTTCGACAAAACCGGCAAGACAGCCCCCGCCTTCGCCAGCGAAAAGGTCCGCCAGGCCATCCAGCACGCCATCAACCGCAAGGCCCTCGTGGACGCGCTCCACAAGGGTGACATCCCCGCCTGGAACGCCCTGCCCAAGGACTCCGCCGGCTTCACCGACGAGCTGGAAACCACGTTCGCCTACGACCCCGAGAAGGCCAAGGCACTGCTGGCTGAGGCCGGCTACGCCAACGGCTTCGAATTCACCATCATCGCCAGTGCGCAGACGCAGACGGACCTGCAGGCCGTCCAGAAGGACCTTGCCGCCGTCGGAATCACCATGAACGTCAAGATGGCCGCCTCCACGGACGAGGCCTTTGCCGCGGTCGCCACCACACCCCTGGGCTACGCGCCGCTGAACTGGGACAACCCGGTGGGCGTGATGTACGGCGTGGTCCTGAACGGTTTCACCAATGTGCAGAAGGCCACCGATGATCAGCTGAGCGCGGCCACAGGCGAGGCTGCCGCAGCAAAGGACGATGCCGCCAGCAAGACGGCGCTGACCAAGCTGAACACCCGGCTGGTGGAGTCCGGCTGGATGATCCCGCTCTACGAAGCCCTCACCAACCAGGGCTACAACACCAAGAAAATCAAGCAGGTGGAGTTCGCCGGCACCAACGCGTACCCGCTGCTCTCGTCCTACGCACCGGCCAGCTAA
- a CDS encoding carboxylesterase/lipase family protein, translating into MSLATTPDGLVRGTVLAVDGRVGGRSLNRFLGIPYAESPARLRRFLPPVPVRPWDGTRDCTVPGTMAPQIPDPFLPPSDGFAERWDEDSCLNLNVWTPGADGAARPVMVWVHGGAYLTGSNNGGLHDGGRLAAALDLVVVSVNYRLGALGFLHLPELLGPEYADSSSSALLDILEALRWVRRNIAAFGGDATNVTLFGESAGAAAVGTLLGMPASEGLFRRAIMQSGTAERVRTPEESRRITEEFLGYCGLDASRAAELLALPVERLLAAQEALGKAAAGSTFGVALPFQPATGTPAIPEPPLAAIRKGLNAGVDLLAGTNLNEGSFTVELRPASPSDPPDLADRVELMMAGLMKAERGADPAKERVRYEEALAETLGTAPTGKQLLEAYLSDAQYRQPTTRLLDARSGSTGRNFSYLFTWKSPAMGGKLGSCHALEIPFVFRQLDSAEAAYLTRGKAPADLAEWMSAAWAAFAGSGAPVAAGLPPWPEYREPEYREHTGAPEHRGGRPTMILDAEPRVESDPRGRLRGFWASHGTPFQPAKNSLSNH; encoded by the coding sequence ATGAGCCTCGCAACCACTCCCGACGGCCTAGTCCGCGGCACGGTCCTTGCGGTGGACGGCAGGGTGGGCGGCCGAAGCCTGAACCGCTTCTTGGGGATCCCCTACGCGGAATCACCCGCCCGGCTGCGGCGCTTCCTGCCGCCCGTGCCGGTACGTCCCTGGGACGGGACCCGGGACTGCACGGTTCCGGGCACCATGGCGCCGCAGATCCCGGACCCGTTCCTGCCGCCGTCGGACGGTTTCGCGGAACGGTGGGACGAGGACAGCTGCCTCAACCTCAACGTGTGGACCCCCGGCGCGGACGGCGCCGCCCGGCCGGTGATGGTGTGGGTCCACGGCGGTGCGTACCTCACCGGATCCAACAACGGCGGACTGCACGACGGCGGCAGGCTGGCTGCAGCGCTGGACCTGGTGGTGGTCTCCGTCAATTACCGGCTGGGAGCGCTGGGCTTCCTGCACCTTCCCGAACTCCTCGGTCCGGAGTACGCGGACTCGTCCAGCTCTGCCCTGCTGGACATCCTGGAGGCACTGCGCTGGGTACGCCGCAACATTGCCGCGTTTGGGGGCGATGCAACCAACGTGACGCTTTTCGGCGAATCCGCTGGGGCCGCGGCCGTAGGCACCCTGTTGGGCATGCCGGCCTCGGAAGGACTGTTCCGGCGCGCCATCATGCAAAGCGGCACGGCCGAGCGGGTCCGGACCCCCGAAGAGTCGCGAAGAATCACGGAGGAATTCCTGGGATACTGCGGCCTGGACGCCTCGCGCGCCGCAGAACTGCTGGCCCTGCCGGTGGAACGGTTACTGGCAGCGCAGGAGGCGTTGGGTAAGGCGGCGGCCGGCAGCACCTTTGGCGTTGCCCTTCCGTTCCAGCCCGCCACCGGCACGCCGGCAATTCCTGAGCCGCCGCTGGCCGCAATCCGAAAAGGGCTCAACGCGGGGGTAGACCTCTTGGCCGGCACCAACTTGAACGAGGGTTCCTTTACCGTGGAACTCAGGCCCGCGTCGCCGTCGGATCCGCCCGACCTCGCTGACCGGGTGGAACTGATGATGGCGGGACTGATGAAGGCGGAACGCGGCGCCGACCCAGCGAAGGAGCGGGTCCGCTACGAGGAAGCACTCGCCGAGACCCTTGGCACCGCGCCCACCGGGAAGCAACTCCTGGAGGCTTACCTGTCAGATGCCCAATACCGGCAGCCGACCACCAGGCTTCTCGACGCCCGCAGCGGTTCGACGGGGAGGAACTTCAGCTACCTGTTCACGTGGAAGAGCCCGGCCATGGGCGGCAAGCTCGGCTCATGCCACGCACTGGAGATTCCGTTCGTGTTCCGGCAACTGGACTCGGCCGAAGCGGCGTACCTGACCCGCGGGAAGGCGCCGGCGGACCTGGCCGAGTGGATGAGCGCGGCCTGGGCGGCCTTTGCCGGGTCCGGTGCACCCGTGGCGGCCGGGCTGCCGCCCTGGCCCGAATATCGGGAGCCCGAATACCGCGAGCACACCGGAGCCCCGGAGCACCGCGGGGGCCGGCCCACGATGATCCTCGACGCCGAGCCAAGGGTCGAGTCCGATCCCCGGGGCAGGCTCCGGGGGTTCTGGGCCAGTCACGGGACGCCCTTCCAACCAGCCAAAAATAGCCTTTCCAACCATTGA
- a CDS encoding family 43 glycosylhydrolase: MIDSALELARPATSPAATTPVIPGFYPDPTICRVGDDYFLATSSFEYFPGAPVFHSRDLVTWKQIGNILTRRSQFAAGDRRPSGGIFGSTLRHHNNRFWFVTTNMSDFGGGHLLMHAEDAAGPWSDPVQIRGTLGIDPDIAWDDDGDCYLTWVGFGPGENESGIVQARLDPLAGQLLEPPRKVWQGTGLAFPEGPHLYQRDGWWYLVLAEGGTERGHAVSVSRSKTPAGPFEPHPDNPVFSHRSTAAPVQNAGHADLVETADGDWAAAYLGVRPRGVVPGYHVLGRETFIAGITWDRGWPHFDEHRYQVPAGATSFSDDFAPDRLHIRWISPGNDPASFTAPAAAGLLISGGEPGKAPVLATRVRDLAWTARATFRLSEGASVRLVLRIDDSHWYAVEASEDEVRAVAQIGPLHQVLGTAPRDVSGAASAGNVQLEIACADAPFAGQPGKNTGPDEVSLRLLQDGRAVTLARLDGRYLSTEVAGGFTGRVVGVSVPSGSAVVERFDYDAAP; encoded by the coding sequence GTGATTGACAGTGCACTTGAGCTGGCCCGGCCAGCCACATCTCCGGCCGCCACCACACCGGTCATCCCGGGCTTCTACCCGGATCCCACCATCTGCCGCGTTGGCGATGACTATTTCCTGGCAACGTCGAGCTTCGAATACTTCCCCGGGGCGCCCGTCTTCCACAGCCGTGACCTTGTCACCTGGAAGCAGATCGGCAACATCCTCACCAGGCGGAGCCAGTTCGCAGCAGGCGACCGCCGCCCGTCAGGAGGCATCTTCGGATCCACCCTCCGGCACCACAACAACAGGTTCTGGTTCGTGACCACAAACATGAGCGATTTCGGCGGCGGCCACTTGCTGATGCACGCTGAAGACGCGGCGGGCCCGTGGAGTGACCCGGTCCAGATTCGCGGAACGTTGGGCATCGACCCGGACATTGCGTGGGACGACGACGGCGACTGCTACCTCACCTGGGTGGGCTTCGGGCCCGGCGAGAACGAGTCGGGGATCGTCCAGGCGCGGCTGGACCCCCTGGCCGGTCAGCTGCTGGAACCGCCCCGGAAGGTGTGGCAGGGAACGGGCCTCGCCTTCCCTGAGGGCCCGCACCTTTATCAGCGCGACGGCTGGTGGTACCTGGTCCTGGCCGAGGGCGGCACGGAACGGGGCCATGCCGTGTCCGTCAGCCGGAGCAAGACGCCGGCCGGTCCCTTCGAACCGCACCCGGACAACCCCGTCTTCAGCCACCGCAGCACCGCTGCCCCGGTACAGAATGCGGGCCACGCCGACCTTGTCGAAACGGCCGACGGCGACTGGGCGGCGGCCTATCTGGGCGTCCGTCCCCGCGGCGTGGTTCCCGGCTATCACGTCCTGGGGCGCGAAACCTTCATCGCCGGCATCACCTGGGACCGAGGCTGGCCGCACTTCGACGAGCACCGGTACCAGGTACCTGCCGGTGCCACGTCCTTCTCCGACGACTTTGCCCCGGACCGGCTGCACATCCGCTGGATCTCCCCCGGCAACGACCCCGCGTCCTTCACGGCCCCGGCTGCCGCCGGACTCCTCATCAGCGGAGGAGAACCCGGAAAGGCCCCCGTCCTCGCCACCAGGGTGAGGGACCTTGCGTGGACCGCCCGTGCAACGTTCCGCCTTTCGGAGGGCGCGTCCGTCCGGCTCGTCCTCAGGATCGACGACTCCCACTGGTACGCGGTCGAAGCCTCCGAAGACGAGGTCCGGGCCGTTGCGCAGATCGGGCCGCTGCACCAGGTCCTAGGAACGGCGCCTCGGGATGTGTCCGGTGCGGCGTCAGCGGGCAACGTCCAGTTGGAGATCGCGTGCGCGGACGCGCCCTTTGCCGGACAGCCGGGCAAGAATACCGGCCCGGACGAGGTGTCCCTCCGCTTGCTGCAGGACGGCCGTGCGGTGACGCTGGCACGGCTGGACGGAAGATACCTGTCCACCGAAGTGGCGGGCGGTTTCACCGGACGCGTTGTCGGAGTCTCCGTCCCCAGCGGGAGCGCCGTCGTCGAGCGGTTCGACTACGACGCCGCCCCGTAA
- a CDS encoding IclR family transcriptional regulator, with amino-acid sequence MTAVPETDPDSTGSATPAAVRGKRPKQGEPVIDRALSLLAVFTDRRRALTLSEMARYADMPAPTALRLIARLVAWGALERLDDGRYVVGVRLWEVASLSPRGHGVREIALPYLEDLFEVTRHHVLLAVRDGNEAVLIERLSSKEATEVAYRVGGRAPLRSTAVGLVLLAGADTAFQDAVIRQPADVEAGVDAMPEGQLRRTLSDVRRTGVAMIRRSAPSRTVSVASPIFDAQGAVAAALSIVVPDGATPPNVLAPAVQATARAVSRNLGFKAEVSAGVRHLAQA; translated from the coding sequence ATGACAGCAGTCCCGGAAACGGACCCGGACAGCACCGGATCCGCCACGCCCGCCGCTGTCCGCGGCAAGAGACCCAAACAGGGCGAACCCGTCATCGACCGTGCACTGAGCCTCCTGGCCGTGTTTACCGACCGGCGCCGTGCCCTGACGCTGTCCGAGATGGCCAGGTACGCGGACATGCCCGCGCCAACGGCACTGAGGCTGATCGCGCGGCTGGTGGCATGGGGTGCGCTGGAACGGCTCGACGACGGGCGGTACGTGGTGGGCGTACGGCTCTGGGAAGTCGCGTCTTTGTCGCCCCGCGGCCACGGCGTGCGGGAAATCGCCCTGCCCTACCTGGAGGACCTCTTCGAAGTGACCCGCCACCACGTCCTGCTGGCCGTGCGCGACGGGAACGAGGCCGTGCTCATCGAGCGGCTGTCCTCCAAAGAGGCCACCGAGGTGGCCTACCGGGTGGGCGGCCGAGCGCCGCTGCGGTCCACGGCAGTAGGCTTGGTGCTCCTGGCCGGCGCGGACACGGCATTCCAGGACGCCGTGATCCGGCAGCCAGCCGACGTGGAGGCCGGCGTGGACGCCATGCCGGAAGGGCAGCTCAGGCGCACCCTGTCCGATGTGCGACGCACGGGCGTGGCGATGATCAGAAGGTCAGCGCCTTCCAGGACCGTGTCCGTGGCGTCGCCGATTTTCGACGCCCAGGGCGCCGTCGCCGCCGCACTTTCGATCGTGGTTCCCGACGGCGCCACTCCCCCGAACGTGCTGGCTCCCGCGGTCCAGGCCACAGCCAGGGCGGTCTCCCGAAACCTCGGGTTCAAGGCCGAGGTCAGTGCCGGGGTGCGGCACCTGGCGCAGGCGTGA
- a CDS encoding dipeptide/oligopeptide/nickel ABC transporter permease/ATP-binding protein, with protein sequence MIPNVAPAPADSTATSAAVPASGPRAAFSKVAAHRLFSSPGGVAGMIWLAALVVASLTAPWWLPFKTEDQDFTAVLSGPTAAHWLGADELGRDILSRIFASAAGTLGTSFITVLVGIGLGTILALAAAASVRAEGTISRSTEIMMSLPSTVIILAVIGAVGTNIPFIMAVLGVFISAGVYRVILGQAKSLQSQLYVDAAKVDGVSTLGISLRHVLPGLTNTIVVQSALIFAVGMLIQAGLAFIGFGPPIPQPSWGGMIQSASQHVYDAPWLMVPTGAVLALTVLAANAIGNALGKAPNAAASHLPSAAARRQRARAVTAVGAAPVAAPGTDAAPAKGQLSVRGLSVGVDGGTPLVTDVSFDVEQGTVLGLVGESGCGKTMTALSLLGLLPSGVVATGGQILWNGKNLAAATERDMESIRGRDIALISQEPMRALDPMFTVGYQLTAAIRRLRKVGKADARQEALSLLEKVGIVDAERILKTYPHQISGGMAQRVAIALALSGRPRLLVADEPTTALDVTVQAEILSLLRSLVKDTGMSVVIVTHDLGVVADICDNVAVMYAGQVVENGRTASILDNPRHPYTLALLAADPHANSAADMPERLATISGQVPQPKDWPAGCRFAARCQFAGSACAAPVPLLASGSEMGLVRCVKADELAVEGLEWLATEVPTHRVLKIVERDLA encoded by the coding sequence ATGATCCCCAACGTTGCACCCGCCCCCGCCGACAGCACCGCAACGTCCGCGGCTGTGCCCGCGTCCGGACCAAGGGCTGCCTTCAGCAAGGTCGCCGCCCACCGGCTCTTTTCCTCCCCGGGCGGCGTCGCCGGCATGATCTGGCTGGCCGCCCTGGTGGTTGCCTCCCTGACCGCCCCCTGGTGGCTGCCGTTCAAGACGGAGGACCAGGACTTCACCGCCGTCCTCTCCGGCCCCACCGCCGCCCACTGGCTGGGCGCGGACGAACTGGGCCGGGACATCCTCAGCCGCATCTTCGCCTCCGCCGCCGGCACCCTGGGCACGTCCTTCATCACGGTACTGGTAGGGATCGGGCTTGGCACCATCCTGGCCCTGGCCGCGGCCGCCTCCGTCCGGGCTGAGGGCACTATCAGCCGGAGCACGGAAATCATGATGTCCCTGCCGTCCACGGTCATCATCCTCGCCGTCATCGGTGCCGTGGGCACCAACATCCCTTTCATCATGGCTGTCCTTGGCGTCTTCATATCCGCCGGCGTTTACCGCGTGATCTTGGGCCAGGCCAAGTCGCTGCAGTCCCAGCTCTACGTGGACGCGGCCAAGGTTGACGGCGTCAGCACACTGGGCATCAGCCTCCGGCACGTCCTGCCCGGGCTCACCAACACCATCGTGGTGCAGTCCGCCCTGATCTTCGCGGTAGGCATGCTCATTCAAGCTGGTCTCGCGTTCATCGGGTTCGGCCCGCCCATCCCGCAGCCGAGCTGGGGCGGGATGATCCAGAGCGCCTCCCAGCACGTCTACGACGCTCCCTGGCTGATGGTTCCCACCGGTGCCGTTCTGGCGCTCACGGTGCTTGCGGCCAACGCCATCGGCAACGCCCTGGGGAAGGCGCCCAACGCCGCGGCATCGCATCTTCCATCAGCCGCCGCCCGCCGCCAGCGCGCCCGCGCCGTTACCGCCGTCGGAGCGGCTCCGGTGGCCGCCCCCGGCACTGACGCCGCACCCGCGAAAGGCCAGCTGAGCGTCCGCGGACTCTCTGTAGGGGTCGACGGCGGCACTCCGCTGGTCACGGACGTCTCGTTCGACGTCGAGCAGGGAACCGTGCTGGGGCTCGTGGGCGAGTCCGGCTGTGGCAAGACCATGACCGCGCTGTCCCTGCTGGGCCTCCTCCCCTCCGGAGTGGTTGCCACCGGCGGGCAGATTCTCTGGAACGGCAAGAACCTGGCCGCCGCCACGGAACGGGACATGGAAAGCATTCGTGGCCGGGACATCGCCCTGATCTCCCAGGAACCCATGCGGGCCCTGGACCCCATGTTCACCGTGGGCTACCAGCTCACCGCCGCCATCCGGCGGCTCCGTAAGGTGGGTAAGGCAGATGCCCGACAAGAGGCCCTTAGCCTGCTTGAAAAGGTGGGCATTGTGGATGCCGAACGCATTCTCAAGACCTACCCGCACCAGATCAGCGGCGGCATGGCCCAGCGCGTGGCCATCGCCCTGGCCCTCTCGGGCAGGCCGAGGCTGCTGGTGGCCGATGAACCCACCACCGCGCTGGATGTTACGGTCCAGGCTGAAATCCTGTCCCTGCTCCGCTCACTGGTGAAGGACACCGGTATGTCGGTGGTGATCGTGACGCACGATCTCGGCGTCGTGGCGGATATCTGCGACAACGTCGCTGTCATGTATGCAGGGCAGGTGGTGGAAAACGGACGGACCGCCAGCATCCTGGACAACCCCCGCCACCCCTACACGCTGGCCCTCCTGGCCGCAGACCCGCACGCCAATTCCGCGGCGGACATGCCAGAACGGCTGGCCACCATCAGCGGACAGGTCCCGCAGCCCAAGGACTGGCCCGCCGGCTGCCGCTTTGCGGCCCGCTGCCAGTTCGCCGGGTCCGCCTGCGCCGCCCCGGTGCCGCTGCTGGCCTCCGGCTCCGAGATGGGACTGGTCCGCTGCGTCAAAGCCGACGAACTGGCCGTGGAAGGCCTGGAATGGCTTGCCACCGAAGTGCCCACGCACCGAGTACTGAAAATCGTTGAAAGGGACCTGGCATGA